The sequence ATTGACCAACTGCAATTGAATCAGCGCCATGACGCAATAATTGATAATACCAACAAACTCTGGCTCAATGCCTTCGCCAACACGACTTACGCCCGTTTCCTGCAAAGTGCGAATACGCTGGGCCTTGATGTAAATCTGATCGGTGATACTGGACAAACGTAAAATTCGCCAGGCTGTGCCATAGTCTTTATTTTTTTTTAGAAACAAATCTTTGCAGCGTTGAATGACGTGCCGATATTCGATTTCAGTATTTTGCATAGTCCTCAGTCAATAGTCAACAGTTTTCAGTGAGTTTATTCATTGCAACGAACACTTATGCCTGACGCCTATCGCCTATTTTTATGCCGAAAGTTACGAAAAAAACACTGAACTGCCGGGGGCGACTTGTTTCGCTGGAAACGCCTGTTGTGATGGGCATTCTAAATATCACCCCTGATTCATTCTTTGCCGGGAGCCGGATCCCTCTCGAAAAAACGGTTGAAATTGCGCAGAAAATGCTGGCCGATGGTGCTACCTTTCTCGATGTTGGTGGTTACTCGACCCGACCCGGCGCGGCCGACATTAGCCCTACTGAAGAAGCAGATCGGGTATTGCCCGTCATTGAAGCGATTTTAAAAAGTTTTCCTCACGCTCTTATTTCAGTGGATACCTTCAGGGCGTCGGTCGCCCGGCAGACGGTTGAGTCAGGTGCTGCCATTATCAACGATGTCTCGGGTGGCACGCTCGATCAGGCCATGTTCGAAACAGTGTCTTCCCTCGACGTTCCTTATGTGTTGATGCACATGCGAGGCACTCCAGCAACGATGCAATCCATGACCGCTTATCAAAATCTGGTAACCGATGTGATCGATGAACTGGCGGTACGACTTACCGAACTTCGCGCCTTGGGCCAAAAAGATATCATTCTTGATCCGGGATTTGGCTTCGCGAAGACACCAGCGCAAAATTTTTTGCTGTTAAATCAACTTGAATCCTTTGGGTTGTTTGACGAACCAATGCTGGTTGGTTTATCACGCAAAAGTACCATCTGGAAAACACTGGACATCAGTGCCAATGAAGCTCTCAATGGCACTACAGTTCTGAATACGATTGCACTCACAAAAGGGGCATCTATCCTACGTGTTCATGACGTTCGTGAGGCTATTGAAACGGTAAAACTCACCCAGCAGTTAACTTTTTTTTGACATTTTTCTTGCGTTTAGGAAATCAAACCTCTACTTTTGCATTCCCAAACGACAACGACCTGTTTGCTGACTGGGGAAATGATTTGGTAGCTCAGCTGGTAGAGCAATACACTTTTAATGTATGGGTCCTGGGTTCGAATCCCAGCCGAATCACAAAAACGCAAAAAGCCGCTTAATTAAGCGGCTTTTTGCGTTTTTGTGATTCGGCTATCTACAGCAATTTATATTTATTGATTACTTCAAGCAATCGGTCAGCTACCTTGCGATGCCCTTTTTCATTAATGTGGTTGTCCAGCGTAAAGTAGTCGTCGGGGGTGAGCACGTCAGAGACGTCCGCTAAATAAATACCTGACAGAGAATGGCGGTTTAGATAGGCCTTAAATCCATCCATTATTTCGGGACTGGTTGTATCGGGATTTAGACAAGTAATAACAATTGGTCCTTTATATTCTTTTCGAATTTGCTGAACGGCATAGAAAAAAGAGTCTTCATACGGGAATTGCCGGCTTACTTTCTGCGTTGGCTTCGAGTTTTTTGCAGCAGCCTGAGAAGACCACACAAATAAACGCTGCACATAGGCCTTCAAGCTGGCATGAAGGTATTTAAACGGGTAATAATCTGCCGTCAGCGCATTGTACCGAACGGCTTCGTAATAGCTCTCCCGGGAAGAAGGCTTAAAGGTTCCGGCTCTCAACTGATTATTCTCTGGCTGATCATT comes from Spirosoma aureum and encodes:
- the folP gene encoding dihydropteroate synthase; protein product: MPKVTKKTLNCRGRLVSLETPVVMGILNITPDSFFAGSRIPLEKTVEIAQKMLADGATFLDVGGYSTRPGAADISPTEEADRVLPVIEAILKSFPHALISVDTFRASVARQTVESGAAIINDVSGGTLDQAMFETVSSLDVPYVLMHMRGTPATMQSMTAYQNLVTDVIDELAVRLTELRALGQKDIILDPGFGFAKTPAQNFLLLNQLESFGLFDEPMLVGLSRKSTIWKTLDISANEALNGTTVLNTIALTKGASILRVHDVREAIETVKLTQQLTFF